From Enterococcus wangshanyuanii, the proteins below share one genomic window:
- a CDS encoding zinc ABC transporter substrate-binding protein AdcA — protein sequence MKKKLKTIIWSVLFLVGILTACTTPNVQDKTENKDKELTIVTSFYPMYEFTRNIVGAAGDVSLMIPAGTEAHDYEPSAKEIAKLQDADAFIYLSEYMETWVPKTEKSLKNVNSIKATEGMLLLPGTEDHEHGAQESHDGHSHDYDPHIWLSPYRAIQAVEKIRDGLIEQFPEQTTVFNKNAAAYISELTALHQDFEEKLSAAKQKNFITQHTAFSYLALDYGLKQLPIAGISPDQEPQPSRLAELKKIVDETGIKYIYFEENANDRVAKTLASEANVDLLVLNPLEGLTQKDMDAGKTYISVMKENLSALTKSTDTTPKKELTASATEKTVYNGYFEDEQVKDRELSDYAGNWQSVYPYLEEGTFDQVFDYKAKLTQKMSASEYKEYYRNGYQTDVDQIGITENTMTFVVGKKEYKANYTYAGKQILTYEAGNRGVRFLFETTEDTPYKYVQFSDHGIAPNKAAHFHIYFGNDSQENLLEQMDNWPTYYPETMTGFEIAQEMLAH from the coding sequence ATGAAAAAAAAGCTAAAAACAATCATTTGGAGCGTCCTTTTTTTAGTAGGGATTTTAACGGCATGTACGACTCCTAACGTTCAAGATAAAACTGAGAACAAGGATAAGGAGCTTACGATCGTAACTTCTTTTTATCCTATGTATGAATTTACAAGAAATATCGTTGGCGCTGCTGGAGACGTTTCGCTGATGATTCCAGCAGGAACAGAGGCACATGATTATGAACCCTCCGCCAAAGAAATTGCTAAGCTACAAGATGCCGATGCGTTTATTTATCTTAGTGAGTACATGGAAACCTGGGTTCCAAAAACAGAGAAATCTTTAAAAAATGTCAATAGTATCAAAGCTACTGAAGGAATGCTCTTACTTCCGGGGACAGAAGATCATGAGCACGGAGCACAAGAAAGCCATGACGGACATTCTCACGATTATGATCCTCATATTTGGCTGAGTCCATATCGTGCAATCCAGGCAGTAGAAAAAATCAGAGATGGTTTGATTGAACAGTTTCCAGAACAAACGACTGTTTTTAATAAGAATGCTGCTGCATACATTTCAGAACTAACAGCCCTTCATCAAGACTTTGAAGAAAAGCTATCAGCAGCGAAACAGAAAAATTTTATCACTCAACATACAGCTTTTTCATACTTGGCACTGGATTATGGATTAAAACAATTACCGATTGCAGGGATTTCGCCGGATCAAGAACCACAGCCTTCAAGGCTAGCAGAATTAAAAAAAATAGTCGATGAAACAGGTATCAAATATATTTATTTTGAAGAAAATGCTAATGACCGTGTCGCAAAAACATTGGCGAGTGAAGCAAATGTAGACCTTCTCGTACTCAATCCGCTTGAGGGATTGACGCAAAAAGATATGGATGCGGGCAAAACCTACATCAGTGTAATGAAGGAAAATTTAAGCGCATTAACAAAGTCAACTGACACAACGCCTAAAAAGGAACTGACTGCTTCTGCTACAGAGAAAACGGTCTATAATGGCTATTTTGAAGATGAACAAGTGAAAGATCGTGAACTGTCAGACTATGCTGGGAACTGGCAATCTGTTTATCCCTATTTAGAAGAAGGAACCTTTGATCAGGTTTTTGATTATAAAGCAAAATTGACTCAAAAAATGTCTGCCTCAGAATACAAAGAGTATTATCGCAATGGCTACCAAACAGATGTAGATCAAATCGGCATTACTGAAAATACAATGACGTTTGTGGTAGGCAAGAAAGAATATAAAGCGAATTATACTTATGCTGGAAAGCAAATTTTGACCTATGAAGCAGGAAATCGCGGAGTACGCTTTCTATTTGAAACCACTGAAGATACACCTTACAAATATGTCCAATTTTCTGATCATGGAATAGCACCGAACAAAGCGGCACATTTCCATATCTATTTTGGCAATGACAGTCAAGAAAATCTGCTGGAGCAAATGGACAATTGGCCGACCTACTATCCTGAGACGATGACAGGATTTGAAATAGCACAAGAAATGCTAGCTCATTGA
- a CDS encoding LemA family protein, with protein sequence MKNSKSKIGLIVLIGVILLGVFGVSQYNGLAKKEQSVESQWSQVENVMQRRADLVPNLVNSVKGSMQQEQKVFGDIAKAREAYGSANNDSDKIKASQELDQSVGTLINVINENYPELKSNDNVQTLMTQLEGTENRISVERKRYNDVVKEYNEQVVSFPKNIFANMMGLGKKDYFKADPTASSVPSVNFDDSTSTSSGK encoded by the coding sequence ATGAAGAACAGTAAATCGAAAATCGGCTTGATCGTTTTGATTGGTGTCATTTTATTAGGGGTATTCGGTGTCAGTCAATATAACGGCTTAGCTAAAAAAGAACAATCTGTAGAATCACAGTGGAGTCAGGTGGAAAACGTGATGCAGCGTCGTGCCGACCTAGTCCCTAACTTAGTCAACAGCGTTAAAGGCAGCATGCAGCAAGAGCAAAAAGTCTTTGGTGATATCGCTAAAGCACGTGAAGCATACGGCTCAGCAAACAATGATTCAGACAAAATCAAAGCCAGCCAGGAGTTAGATCAATCGGTCGGTACATTGATCAATGTCATCAATGAAAACTATCCGGAATTAAAATCAAATGACAATGTCCAAACATTGATGACCCAGCTTGAAGGAACTGAAAACAGAATCTCAGTTGAACGTAAACGATACAATGATGTTGTGAAAGAATACAATGAACAAGTTGTTTCCTTCCCTAAAAATATCTTTGCAAATATGATGGGCTTAGGCAAAAAAGATTACTTTAAAGCAGATCCGACAGCTAGCAGCGTCCCTTCTGTCAACTTTGATGATTCAACCAGCACATCCAGCGGGAAGTGA
- a CDS encoding GntR family transcriptional regulator, with product MKPKYEEIADTIRERIKNNVYEADTLLPNQTDLVKEFNVSRMTVKKAIGILVMEGLLYSQRGSGTKVLNRSFWDKDTSPANEYGGLSKQMDERHKDLKSRVILFEVEFPTKEVQERLAISAEQPVYKIIRLRILENEPFILEHTYMPCDLVPGLTTDILKKSIYTYVKKELSLNFAGAYRNIQASKSDEYDQNYLNCKIDDPVLEVQQVVYLKNGRPIEFSCSRNRYDQRGYSILNVDYN from the coding sequence ATGAAACCAAAATATGAAGAAATTGCAGATACAATACGCGAAAGAATCAAAAATAATGTCTACGAAGCGGACACTCTTTTACCGAATCAAACAGATTTAGTCAAGGAGTTCAATGTCAGTCGTATGACTGTCAAAAAAGCCATCGGTATTTTAGTGATGGAGGGCTTGCTGTATTCTCAAAGAGGTTCTGGAACGAAAGTATTGAATCGCTCATTTTGGGATAAAGACACTTCTCCTGCAAATGAATACGGTGGTCTGAGTAAGCAGATGGATGAACGCCATAAAGACCTCAAAAGTCGTGTGATTCTATTTGAAGTTGAATTTCCAACCAAAGAAGTACAAGAACGTTTAGCGATTTCTGCTGAACAGCCTGTCTATAAAATCATCCGTTTACGTATTCTTGAAAACGAACCATTTATTTTAGAACATACTTATATGCCATGTGACTTAGTTCCTGGCTTAACAACAGATATCTTAAAAAAATCGATCTACACTTATGTTAAGAAAGAATTATCCTTAAACTTTGCCGGGGCTTATCGAAATATTCAGGCCAGCAAATCTGATGAGTATGACCAAAATTATTTGAATTGTAAAATAGACGATCCAGTTCTTGAAGTACAGCAAGTCGTTTATCTAAAAAATGGACGACCGATCGAGTTCTCTTGCAGTCGAAATCGATATGATCAGCGTGGGTATTCTATTTTAAATGTAGATTATAATTAA
- the celB gene encoding PTS cellobiose transporter subunit IIC, with translation MNGFMDSLAEKIMPLANKLGQNRYLSVLRDAFMLSFPLTMFGSIIVVINNLPFFSDATKGTLSSLFGNGQNATMSIMSVFVTFGIGYYLSKSYDVEGIFGGAVSFASFLLLTPFMMTTAEGVEVSGVLSLDRLGAKGMFIGMIAAFLAAEIYCRITKKGWQIKMPDGVPPAVAKSFAALIPAILTLSVFLFLNAAVTGLFNTNLHDVVYEIIQKPLVGLGSSLPATLIALFFVQFLWFFGLHGQIIVNSVMDPIWNTLMLDNLEAYKAGQYLPHIITKPFMETFTVGLGGSGMTLAVVLIMAFIMKKKQYRDIGRLSLAPGIFNVNEPAIFGLPIVLNATILIPWVIAPLIVTVFNYLIMAAGIVPPPTGVSVPWTVPIFFSGMLATNSILGGILQLVDMVLVGLIWYPFLRILDKEKLS, from the coding sequence ATGAATGGCTTTATGGATTCTCTTGCTGAAAAAATTATGCCTTTGGCTAATAAGCTCGGGCAAAACCGTTACCTATCTGTACTTAGAGATGCTTTTATGCTGTCTTTCCCTTTAACAATGTTTGGTTCGATCATCGTTGTAATCAATAATTTACCATTTTTCAGCGATGCCACGAAAGGTACCTTATCTTCATTATTCGGTAATGGACAAAATGCCACAATGAGTATTATGTCCGTGTTTGTCACATTCGGTATTGGCTATTATTTATCAAAATCTTATGATGTTGAAGGTATTTTCGGAGGCGCGGTTTCATTCGCAAGCTTCCTATTATTGACGCCTTTTATGATGACAACCGCTGAAGGTGTCGAAGTTTCTGGTGTGTTATCTTTAGACCGTTTAGGCGCTAAAGGTATGTTTATTGGGATGATCGCAGCATTTTTAGCCGCTGAAATCTATTGTCGGATCACTAAAAAAGGCTGGCAAATCAAAATGCCAGATGGAGTTCCGCCTGCAGTTGCAAAATCTTTTGCCGCATTGATTCCGGCTATTTTAACTCTTTCTGTTTTCTTATTCCTAAATGCCGCTGTGACTGGTCTATTTAATACAAATCTTCATGATGTTGTGTATGAAATCATCCAAAAACCACTTGTTGGTCTAGGCAGCAGCTTACCAGCAACATTGATCGCGTTATTCTTCGTTCAATTCTTATGGTTCTTTGGTTTACATGGCCAAATCATCGTCAACTCTGTGATGGACCCGATTTGGAATACATTGATGTTAGATAACTTAGAAGCATATAAAGCAGGACAATATCTACCTCATATCATTACCAAACCATTTATGGAGACCTTCACTGTGGGACTTGGAGGTTCTGGTATGACTTTAGCGGTTGTATTGATCATGGCATTTATCATGAAGAAAAAACAATACCGTGATATCGGACGATTAAGTTTAGCTCCTGGGATTTTCAACGTCAATGAACCCGCTATTTTCGGCTTACCGATCGTATTGAATGCAACGATTTTGATTCCATGGGTCATTGCACCTTTGATCGTCACAGTCTTTAACTATCTGATCATGGCAGCAGGTATCGTGCCACCGCCAACGGGGGTTTCTGTTCCTTGGACTGTACCGATCTTCTTTAGCGGGATGCTTGCTACAAACTCTATTTTAGGAGGTATCTTACAATTAGTCGATATGGTTCTCGTAGGTCTTATCTGGTATCCATTCCTACGTATTTTAGATAAAGAGAAATTAAGCTAA
- a CDS encoding DUF2188 domain-containing protein: MPWDLNDYPASFKHFEPLLKKKAIDIVNALVSEGYPESDAIPIAISQAKKWYAEASESEKTAFKHAADPQKNDKHPNKINTDFLDNDVLVYYENDRWYVQTKNAKKAADSFDTKEQAVKRAKEIAENKNAHVITYKKGETPDK, translated from the coding sequence ATGCCTTGGGATCTAAATGATTATCCAGCGTCATTCAAACATTTTGAACCGCTCCTTAAGAAAAAAGCCATCGATATTGTCAATGCGCTTGTGAGTGAAGGGTATCCCGAAAGTGATGCTATTCCGATTGCTATTTCTCAAGCAAAAAAATGGTATGCTGAAGCGTCTGAGTCGGAGAAAACAGCATTTAAGCACGCTGCTGATCCGCAAAAAAACGATAAACACCCAAACAAAATCAATACGGATTTTTTGGACAATGATGTATTAGTTTATTATGAAAATGATCGCTGGTATGTTCAAACAAAAAACGCCAAAAAAGCAGCAGATTCCTTTGACACAAAAGAGCAGGCAGTAAAAAGAGCGAAAGAAATTGCAGAAAATAAAAACGCTCACGTTATAACCTATAAAAAAGGTGAAACACCGGATAAATAA
- a CDS encoding TPM domain-containing protein, with the protein MNKNRRGLFISVILFLVTIFAGFQLPAFAEELPAAPSHFYLDQPGILNETTKNLVDRKGAVYKEKAEAPQVVLAVIDSTDGDSIDSYAPDLFQKWKIGNQKENNGILILYAVNDGERNVRIEVGYGLEDVITDSLAGNILQQAKDDLKSSDPAAINKGLQYTFNAVTTLIDKHYDYPADENALSEDELDQVTADDSGIPDFFSFGIVVIVILVAIFGSGGRGGRGRRGGPWYWGGGGYGGGFGGGSSRGGGGFGGGGFSGGGGSSGGGGASI; encoded by the coding sequence ATGAATAAAAACAGACGAGGCCTTTTCATCAGTGTCATTCTTTTCCTTGTCACCATTTTTGCTGGTTTTCAATTGCCGGCTTTTGCAGAAGAACTGCCAGCAGCACCTAGTCATTTCTATTTAGATCAGCCTGGTATCCTTAATGAAACAACAAAAAACTTAGTTGATCGAAAAGGAGCCGTATACAAGGAAAAAGCTGAAGCTCCCCAAGTTGTTTTAGCTGTTATCGATTCAACGGATGGTGATAGCATCGATAGCTATGCGCCTGATCTTTTCCAAAAATGGAAAATCGGTAATCAAAAAGAAAACAATGGAATCTTGATTCTTTACGCCGTTAATGATGGCGAACGAAATGTCCGCATCGAAGTGGGATATGGGTTAGAAGATGTGATCACCGACAGCCTTGCGGGAAATATTCTGCAACAGGCAAAAGATGATTTAAAATCGAGCGATCCAGCTGCGATCAACAAAGGATTACAATATACATTCAATGCCGTTACGACTTTGATCGATAAGCATTACGATTATCCAGCAGATGAAAATGCTCTGTCAGAGGATGAACTTGATCAAGTAACCGCGGATGATTCTGGTATTCCTGACTTTTTCTCTTTTGGGATCGTAGTGATCGTCATCTTAGTAGCGATCTTTGGTTCCGGCGGACGCGGTGGTCGCGGTAGACGCGGCGGTCCTTGGTATTGGGGCGGTGGCGGTTATGGCGGCGGCTTTGGTGGCGGTTCATCAAGAGGCGGTGGCGGCTTCGGCGGAGGAGGTTTCTCTGGCGGTGGTGGTTCATCCGGCGGCGGCGGTGCTAGTATTTAG
- a CDS encoding SDR family oxidoreductase — protein MTKKIENPLTKFYDGKFEKQVQEAPALQQKMTPIPDCGEESYHGSGKLTGRKALITGGDSGIGRAAAIAYAREGADVAINYLPFEEDDAQQVKQLIEAEGRKAVLLPGDLKEEDFTRKLIHDAAKELDGLDILVLNAGMQQAVESIKDLSTQQIIDTYTTNIISMYWAVQEALDYLPKGASIITTTSIQSAEPSAHLLDYAATKGAITSFSKGLSAQLAASGIRVNTVAPGPIWTALQICGGQPQEKIPEFGQNELLQRAGQPAELAAVYVFLASDEASYVTGQVYAITGGSFFA, from the coding sequence ATGACGAAGAAAATTGAAAATCCGCTCACGAAATTCTATGATGGGAAATTTGAGAAGCAAGTTCAAGAAGCACCGGCATTACAGCAAAAAATGACTCCTATTCCTGATTGTGGGGAAGAATCTTATCACGGGTCTGGGAAACTTACAGGCCGTAAAGCATTGATCACAGGCGGAGATTCTGGTATCGGTCGTGCAGCAGCAATTGCTTACGCGAGAGAAGGTGCGGATGTTGCTATCAACTATCTGCCTTTTGAAGAAGATGATGCGCAGCAAGTAAAACAATTGATCGAAGCAGAAGGACGCAAAGCAGTGTTGCTTCCTGGAGATTTAAAAGAAGAAGATTTTACACGAAAATTGATTCATGATGCTGCTAAGGAACTGGATGGTTTAGATATTTTAGTTTTGAATGCTGGAATGCAACAAGCAGTTGAATCGATCAAGGATCTATCGACACAACAAATCATCGATACCTATACAACGAATATCATTTCAATGTACTGGGCTGTCCAAGAAGCATTGGATTATCTGCCAAAGGGAGCGAGTATTATCACCACTACCTCTATCCAAAGTGCAGAACCTAGTGCACATTTGCTTGATTATGCAGCGACGAAAGGCGCGATCACTTCATTCAGTAAAGGACTGTCTGCGCAATTGGCCGCATCTGGTATTCGTGTCAATACTGTCGCACCAGGTCCGATTTGGACGGCATTACAGATTTGCGGAGGACAGCCGCAAGAGAAAATTCCGGAATTTGGTCAAAATGAGTTGCTTCAAAGAGCAGGGCAGCCAGCTGAATTAGCTGCTGTATATGTCTTTTTAGCCTCTGACGAAGCTAGCTATGTCACCGGACAAGTGTATGCCATTACTGGCGGAAGCTTTTTTGCATAA